tatatttttataaattttttaatatttttttaagtttatttttttaaaattttttatttattatttatataataaatatttgataaacaaaataataaaaattaaaaaaaaatatagaatgtaAAATATGAAGAGATCGTGGAGATTTACTTCCAAGCCAAGTGTCACCGCTATCAAGGTTCGAGGCACACGTGCAAGCCTGCAACGCAGTTTGCTTGCGACAAAAGCTACCGCATACAAAGCGGCGAAAGCGCAAAACTCCGAAGGGAGACGCGAAGCCTTTTTCCCCATTACTTTCTCAGGAAGAAAGAGACTCAAAAATAGTTCATAATCGATTGGAAAATCAGCAATGGTGGACGACAAGTCGGTTATGGCGGTGGTCAGGGCTGCCAGACCGTCCTTTCGCAACATTCAAGACAAGATTGCCTTTGCTGTTCACGCCTCCTTCCTAGCTTCCGGCTACGTTCTCACTGCCACCGGACCCTCCGCCTTCTCCGACACGGCTCTTTCCTCTCCCTCTActggtactctctctctttctctgaatTCTCTCcttaatatatttctaaattaCCAATATCAATCGTTTGTAGATGAGGTCGGTATGGACCAGTGGAACGAGCTAGACGACGAGTACGCTTTCGTATACACGAACCCTGATAAGGGTTCGAAGAAGGTGCTCGTCAAGTGCCTTGCGATGGATGATAAATTGCTAGTGGATGCTCTTGCTGACGGGGCTTCCGAGCCGGTCCATCTCGAAATTAGGTAGGGATTTCCTTATACTTTGTTCCTCTGTCCGCTTTCGATTGGGTATTTTCGGTTCGCTTAAATTGTTTTCTGCAGTTCCGTTTATGGGGTTGGGGGGTTTTTCATTGCAGTGTTGAAGACTTTGCTGGAGAAAATGGGGGTACCAATTATTCTGCGCAATATAAGAATCTGGCGGAGCTGGTGAAGAAACTGGATACCGAAGTCCTTTCTAAATTAGATGGATCCTCACTACCCAGGTCATCAAATAATGCTTCAAGGTAATTGGGCTTAACCTATTTGTAGTATCACTTTGTCTATTTATGGATAATTGGTGCATGGAAATTGTTAAATACCAAACCATTGAACCAAAAGCTTTAGGACTGATAGATACTAGTTTGGTTAGGCTTTTAACCCTCGAGATCATAACATTCTACCACGCTTCCTAATTTGACGTTCACGGTGGCCCACTCTATCGACACTAACCTGGTGGTAGCTCTTTCACTTTTGGCAGCTTCACTCatctatcagtattcaatgacttaaaACTATGTCCATACATAGTACCAAGGTATTTTAATCCAGCTTATAGGTCACCCCCTCCTTGACTTGAACTGGTGTGGtccctgctctgataccaattgttatgaTCTTGAAAGTTAAAtgcttaaccaaattagt
This genomic interval from Juglans regia cultivar Chandler chromosome 3, Walnut 2.0, whole genome shotgun sequence contains the following:
- the LOC108981105 gene encoding probable proteasome inhibitor isoform X1 — its product is MVDDKSVMAVVRAARPSFRNIQDKIAFAVHASFLASGYVLTATGPSAFSDTALSSPSTDEVGMDQWNELDDEYAFVYTNPDKGSKKVLVKCLAMDDKLLVDALADGASEPVHLEISVEDFAGENGGTNYSAQYKNLAELVKKLDTEVLSKLDGSSLPRSSNNASSLETSETRRSGISTGVPIGGRSSPETHPTGIIYPPINPSGGSDLFPGPGAGMYPTRGAFGAGGSMLLGPNDPRWFGGIAGDPGFPGLSSIPPGARFDPYGPPGVPGFEPNRFARGPRRPGSGPHPDLQPFGGDSDFI
- the LOC108981105 gene encoding probable proteasome inhibitor isoform X2, producing the protein MVDDKSVMAVVRAARPSFRNIQDKIAFAVHASFLASGYVLTATGPSAFSDTALSSPSTDEVGMDQWNELDDEYAFVYTNPDKGSKKVLVKCLAMDDKLLVDALADGASEPVHLEISVEDFAGENGGTNYSAQYKNLAELVKKLDTEVLSKLDGSSLPRSSNNASSLETSETRRSGISTGVPIGGRSSPETHPTGGAFGAGGSMLLGPNDPRWFGGIAGDPGFPGLSSIPPGARFDPYGPPGVPGFEPNRFARGPRRPGSGPHPDLQPFGGDSDFI